In one Sebastes umbrosus isolate fSebUmb1 chromosome 13, fSebUmb1.pri, whole genome shotgun sequence genomic region, the following are encoded:
- the LOC119500347 gene encoding gamma-crystallin M3-like, with amino-acid sequence MTMGKIIFYEDRNFQGRSYECMSDCSDMSSYLSRCHSCRVESGCFMVYDRPNYMGNQYFMRRGEYADYQSMMGMRDCIRSCRMIPMHRGQFRMRIYEREQFGGQMHELMDDCDNIMDRYRMNDCQSCNVMDGHWLMYEQPHYRGRMMYMRPGEYRSFSNMGFSGTRFQSMKRIMDM; translated from the exons ATGACCATGGGCAAG atCATCTTCTACGAGGACAGGAACTTCCAGGGTCGTTCCTATGAGTGCATGAGCGACTGCTCTGACATGTCCTCCTACCTGAGCAGGTGTCACTCCTGCAGGGTGGAGAGCGGCTGCTTCATGGTGTACGACCGTCCCAACTACATGGGAAACCAGTACTTCATGAGGAGGGGCGAGTACGCCGACTACCAGAGCATGATGGGAATGAGGGACTGCATCAGGTCTTGCCGTATGATCCCCATG CACAGAGGCCAGTTCAGGATGAGGATCTACGAGAGGGAGCAGTTCGGTGGTCAGATGCATGAGCTGATGGACGACTGTGACAACATCATGGATCGTTACCGCATGAACGACTGCCAGTCCTGCAACGTGATGGACGGCCACTGGCTGATGTACGAGCAGCCCCACTACAGAGGCAGGATGATGTACATGAGGCCCGGAGAGTACAGGAGCTTCAGTAACATGGGATTCAGCGGCACCAGGTTCCAGAGCATGAAGCGCATCATGGACAtgtaa
- the LOC119500348 gene encoding gamma-crystallin M3-like, with protein MGKVTFYEDRNFQGRSYECMSDCADISSYLSRCHSCRVESGCFMAYERPNYMGNQFFMRRGEYSDYQSMMGMSGGVRSCRMIPMHRGQFRMRIYERENFGGQMHELMDDCDNIQERYRMNDCQSCNVMDGHWLMYEQAQYRGRMMYMRPGEYRSFGNMGFSGTRFMSMRRIMDMC; from the exons ATGGGCAAG GTCACCTTCTACGAGGACAGGAACTTCCAGGGTCGTTCCTATGAGTGCATGAGCGACTGCGCTGACATATCCTCCTACCTGAGCAGGTGTCACTCCTGCAGGGTGGAGAGCGGCTGCTTCATGGCCTACGAGCGTCCCAACTACATGGGAAACCAGTTCTTCATGAGGAGGGGCGAGTACTCTGACTACCAGAGCATGATGGGAATGAGCGGTGGCGTCAGGTCTTGCCGTATGATCCCCATG CATAGAGGCCAGTTCAGGATGAGGATCTACGAGAGGGAGAACTTCGGTGGTCAGATGCATGAGCTGATGGACGACTGCGACAACATCCAGGAGCGTTACCGCATGAACGACTGCCAGTCCTGCAACGTGATGGACGGCCACTGGCTGATGTACGAGCAGGCCCAATACAGAGGCAGGATGATGTACATGAGGCCCGGAGAGTACAGGAGCTTCGGTAACATGGGATTCAGCGGCACCAGGTTCATGAGCATGAGGCGCATCATGGACATGTGCTAA
- the LOC119500345 gene encoding gamma-crystallin M3-like isoform X1, giving the protein MTMGKIIFYEDKNFQGRHYETSSDCPELTSFLSRCHSCRVESGCFMVHDRPNYMGNQYFMRRGEYADYMSMMGMSDCIRSCRNIPMVQQQHRGSYKMRIYERENFGGQMHELSEDCDNIQDRYRMNDCMSCNVMDGHWLMYEQPHYRGKMMYMRPGEYKSFRDMGFSGTRFMSMRRIMDSCQ; this is encoded by the exons atgaCCATGGGCAAG ATCATCTTCTACGAGGACAAGAACTTCCAGGGTCGTCACTATGAGACCAGCAGCGACTGCCCTGAGCTGACCTCTTTCCTGAGCAGGTGCCACTCCTGCAGGGTGGAGAGCGGCTGCTTCATGGTCCACGACCGTCCCAACTACATGGGAAACCAGTACTTCATGAGGAGGGGAGAGTACGCCGACTACATGAGCATGATGGGAATGTCAGACTGCATCAGGTCTTGCCGTAACATCCCCATGGTACAGCAGCAG CACAGAGGATCCTACAAGATGAGGATCTACGAGAGGGAGAACTTCGGTGGTCAGATGCATGAGCTGAGCGAGGACTGCGACAACATCCAGGACCGTTACCGCATGAACGACTGCATGTCCTGCAACGTGATGGACGGCCACTGGCTGATGTACGAGCAGCCCCACTACAGAGGCAAGATGATGTACATGAGGCCCGGAGAGTACAAGAGCTTCAGGGACATGGGATTCAGCGGCACCAGGTTCATGAGCATGAGGCGCATCATGGACTCCTGCCAGTAA
- the LOC119500345 gene encoding gamma-crystallin M3-like isoform X2, which yields MTMGKIIFYEDKNFQGRHYETSSDCPELTSFLSRCHSCRVESGCFMVHDRPNYMGNQYFMRRGEYADYMSMMGMSDCIRSCRNIPMHRGSYKMRIYERENFGGQMHELSEDCDNIQDRYRMNDCMSCNVMDGHWLMYEQPHYRGKMMYMRPGEYKSFRDMGFSGTRFMSMRRIMDSCQ from the exons atgaCCATGGGCAAG ATCATCTTCTACGAGGACAAGAACTTCCAGGGTCGTCACTATGAGACCAGCAGCGACTGCCCTGAGCTGACCTCTTTCCTGAGCAGGTGCCACTCCTGCAGGGTGGAGAGCGGCTGCTTCATGGTCCACGACCGTCCCAACTACATGGGAAACCAGTACTTCATGAGGAGGGGAGAGTACGCCGACTACATGAGCATGATGGGAATGTCAGACTGCATCAGGTCTTGCCGTAACATCCCCATG CACAGAGGATCCTACAAGATGAGGATCTACGAGAGGGAGAACTTCGGTGGTCAGATGCATGAGCTGAGCGAGGACTGCGACAACATCCAGGACCGTTACCGCATGAACGACTGCATGTCCTGCAACGTGATGGACGGCCACTGGCTGATGTACGAGCAGCCCCACTACAGAGGCAAGATGATGTACATGAGGCCCGGAGAGTACAAGAGCTTCAGGGACATGGGATTCAGCGGCACCAGGTTCATGAGCATGAGGCGCATCATGGACTCCTGCCAGTAA